One stretch of Lacimicrobium alkaliphilum DNA includes these proteins:
- the katG gene encoding catalase/peroxidase HPI: MNKQPMLLRSALATLVSLTFLSGPVLAETAEMTKPKGASGTGSVKPGQARTNQFWWPEQLDLSPLRDHDGRSNPLGAEFDYAQAFSTLDLEAAKKDIDALLTTSQDWWPADFGNYGPFFIRMTWHSAGTYRTLDGRGGADGGQQRFDPLNSWPDNGNLDKARRLLWPVKQKYGEALSWADLMVLAGNVALENMGFDTYGFAGGRADDWEPDIVYWGPEVEMLASDREDRDGELQRPLGATHMGLIYVNPEGPKGKPDPMGSAKNIRTAFSRMAMNDEETVALIAGGHTFGKMHGAHKPGDCVGKEPGAAGIEEQGLGWKNKCGKGHSEDTVTSGLEGAWTQQPTRWTSLYLSNLLGFEWKQTRSPAGAIQWIPTDESLHKAVPDAHIEGKFNPPVMTTADLALKADPEYRKIAERFLADPKVYQQAFAKAWYKLTHRDMGPPRNFLGSEVPDEIHIWQDPIAADTESTINQADVAKLKQRILDSDLSVSELVRVAWASAASYRDSDMRGGANGARLALSPQKNWEVNNPDEVAKVLNVLKGIQQDANSGFLKPRKVSLADMIVLGGAVAIEQAAKDAGFEVDVPFRPGRGDATQQQTDTNSFGFLELTADGFRNYYDAGRSYESPTVTLVDKADQLNLSVPEMTVLVGGMRALDANYKGMEHGVFTDRPGTLSNDFFVNLLDMGTVWKKTDTEGVYQGVDRQSGEPKWTATPVDLIFGSNSELRAVAEVYAYDTSKERFVQDFVKAWSKVMNLDR, encoded by the coding sequence ATGAATAAACAACCCATGCTACTGCGCTCTGCGCTGGCCACGCTGGTGAGCCTGACTTTTTTGTCCGGACCGGTACTGGCAGAAACGGCGGAGATGACCAAGCCAAAAGGTGCTTCAGGCACCGGCAGTGTTAAGCCAGGTCAGGCCAGAACGAATCAGTTCTGGTGGCCGGAACAACTGGATTTATCGCCACTCAGAGATCATGACGGTCGCTCTAACCCTCTTGGCGCCGAGTTTGACTACGCACAGGCGTTCAGCACTCTGGATCTGGAAGCGGCGAAAAAAGATATCGATGCTTTGCTGACCACCTCTCAGGATTGGTGGCCTGCAGATTTTGGCAACTATGGCCCATTTTTTATCCGTATGACCTGGCACAGTGCCGGAACATACCGCACTCTGGACGGCCGCGGTGGCGCCGATGGTGGCCAGCAGCGTTTTGACCCGCTTAACAGCTGGCCGGATAACGGCAACCTGGATAAAGCCAGACGTTTGCTGTGGCCGGTTAAACAAAAATACGGTGAGGCACTGTCCTGGGCCGATTTGATGGTGCTGGCCGGGAATGTGGCACTGGAGAACATGGGTTTTGATACCTACGGCTTTGCCGGTGGCCGTGCCGACGACTGGGAGCCTGATATTGTCTACTGGGGTCCTGAAGTGGAAATGCTGGCCAGCGATCGTGAAGACCGTGACGGTGAATTACAGCGTCCTTTGGGCGCCACCCATATGGGGCTGATTTATGTGAATCCCGAAGGGCCGAAGGGTAAACCGGATCCCATGGGTTCAGCGAAAAATATTCGCACGGCGTTTAGCCGTATGGCCATGAACGATGAAGAAACCGTGGCATTGATCGCCGGAGGTCACACCTTTGGTAAGATGCACGGCGCCCATAAACCGGGTGACTGTGTTGGTAAAGAGCCTGGCGCAGCAGGTATTGAAGAGCAGGGCCTGGGCTGGAAAAACAAATGTGGCAAGGGCCATTCAGAAGACACCGTCACCAGTGGGCTGGAAGGTGCCTGGACGCAGCAGCCCACCCGCTGGACCTCCTTGTATTTAAGTAACCTGCTCGGCTTTGAATGGAAGCAAACCCGCAGTCCGGCTGGTGCAATTCAGTGGATCCCTACTGATGAGTCACTGCATAAAGCGGTACCGGATGCGCATATTGAAGGCAAGTTTAATCCACCGGTTATGACCACCGCCGATCTGGCCCTTAAAGCCGACCCTGAATATCGCAAAATTGCCGAGCGTTTCCTGGCCGATCCAAAGGTTTATCAACAGGCATTCGCTAAGGCCTGGTATAAGCTAACGCATCGGGATATGGGTCCGCCACGTAATTTCCTTGGCAGTGAAGTACCTGATGAAATTCATATCTGGCAGGATCCGATTGCCGCAGACACAGAGTCGACAATTAATCAGGCGGATGTGGCAAAGCTTAAGCAACGGATTCTGGATTCTGATCTGAGTGTGTCTGAACTGGTGCGTGTCGCCTGGGCTTCAGCGGCCAGTTACCGTGATTCAGATATGCGTGGTGGCGCCAATGGTGCCCGTCTGGCATTGTCTCCGCAAAAAAACTGGGAGGTAAACAATCCTGATGAAGTGGCCAAAGTGCTGAACGTGCTCAAAGGCATACAGCAGGATGCCAATAGCGGTTTTCTGAAACCCAGAAAGGTGTCACTGGCGGATATGATTGTGCTCGGTGGTGCGGTGGCCATTGAACAAGCCGCTAAAGACGCTGGTTTTGAGGTGGATGTACCCTTCAGGCCTGGTCGTGGTGATGCCACCCAGCAGCAAACGGACACCAATTCCTTTGGTTTTCTGGAACTGACTGCCGATGGTTTCCGTAACTATTACGATGCCGGCAGAAGCTACGAGTCACCAACGGTAACACTGGTGGATAAAGCCGATCAACTGAATCTTTCCGTGCCTGAGATGACGGTGTTGGTGGGCGGTATGCGTGCCCTGGATGCCAACTATAAGGGCATGGAGCATGGTGTATTCACCGACCGGCCGGGTACGCTCAGCAATGATTTCTTTGTGAATTTGCTGGATATGGGCACGGTATGGAAGAAAACTGACACCGAGGGAGTCTATCAGGGTGTGGACCGCCAGTCCGGTGAACCTAAGTGGACCGCCACTCCGGTGGATCTGATCTTTGGTTCTAACTCTGAGTTGCGGGCAGTCGCCGAGGTGTATGCTTATGACACCTCGAAAGAAAGGTTCGTACAGGACTTTGTTAAAGCCTGGAGCAAGGTCATGAACCTCGATCGCTAG
- a CDS encoding PA2778 family cysteine peptidase, with protein MAGLLMLLSGCQTPQQTQRLLSAPPEIARQHLIPDIPFYPQQQYFCGPTTLSEVAGFYGLEHSPNDIALNTFVPDLEGSLQVEMTAAARQLGLLAYAQRANMEQLLSLIAENIPVIVLQNNGIAILPQWHYAVVTGYDLETAEVILNTGVTQRHRLNFATFERTWQRGNYWMLTMLPGDKASKHLDPFVYTKACQDLLNTNQTDTGIAALKTATKQWPEYWLPYFLLANHYFSEQPLVAANWFAKGLPLAEQQISYLNNYAILLSYLDCHGKAIELIDAALKISPDDSNLLDSQQQIHAAQDSEGKTRARCRLESTPE; from the coding sequence ATGGCTGGCCTGCTGATGTTACTCAGTGGCTGTCAGACGCCCCAACAGACTCAGCGGTTACTGTCAGCTCCGCCTGAGATAGCACGCCAGCACCTTATTCCTGATATACCTTTTTATCCTCAGCAACAATATTTTTGCGGCCCGACAACGCTCTCTGAGGTAGCCGGTTTTTACGGACTTGAACACAGCCCCAATGATATAGCTCTCAACACCTTTGTTCCTGACCTGGAAGGCAGCCTGCAGGTTGAAATGACAGCCGCTGCCCGGCAACTGGGTCTGCTGGCTTATGCACAGCGCGCCAATATGGAGCAATTGTTAAGTCTGATTGCCGAAAATATTCCGGTGATCGTGCTGCAAAACAACGGTATTGCGATACTTCCGCAATGGCACTATGCCGTAGTGACAGGTTATGACCTTGAAACTGCCGAGGTGATTCTCAATACCGGCGTGACACAAAGGCATCGATTGAATTTTGCGACCTTTGAGCGTACCTGGCAGCGGGGCAATTACTGGATGTTAACGATGTTACCCGGCGACAAAGCCAGTAAGCACCTGGATCCCTTTGTTTATACCAAAGCCTGCCAGGATTTACTCAACACCAACCAGACTGATACCGGGATAGCCGCACTGAAAACCGCCACAAAACAGTGGCCTGAGTACTGGCTGCCCTACTTCTTACTCGCCAATCACTATTTTTCAGAACAACCGCTGGTTGCTGCCAACTGGTTTGCAAAAGGCCTGCCACTGGCAGAGCAGCAAATCTCCTATCTGAACAACTACGCCATACTCCTGAGTTATCTTGATTGTCATGGCAAAGCCATTGAACTCATTGACGCGGCACTGAAGATAAGCCCGGATGACAGCAACCTGCTGGATAGCCAGCAGCAGATTCACGCGGCTCAGGATTCCGAGGGGAAAACACGCGCCCGGTGCCGGCTTGAATCCACCCCGGAGTGA
- a CDS encoding N-acyl-D-amino-acid deacylase family protein: MKFSGLVTLLLGFINAAFALPEADLLIQQARVIDGSGSPEKVQDIVINDGRIVAIGNDLGDEWKTGRLIEATGMVAAPGFIDLHAHGNLKEETAFDNFIAMGVTTIGLGQDGSSPIINDFRSWRDEIHRRGLGPNVAMFVGHGSLRAHLGITKGTPTASQMESMKALLAQHLEFCFGMSTGLEYVPGLYAGAEELQQLAKVTGEHNRIIASHMRNEDDGDVEASIDELLAQGRYAPVHISHLKSVYGKGAERAEQLLLKLRQAREEGIRTTADVYPYMASYTGIAILFPDWAKTTVDFSYAREHRRAELRQFLSDKVNSRNGPQATLLGTGKFKGKTLEQVAREHQLHFADLLIDVIGPQGASGAYFVMDEALQYRLIQGPDIAISSDGSPTSFHPRGYGSFAKLIETLTLEEALFPLHQAIYKATGLPASILGLTDRGLLREGAWADIVIFKPENVRAKADYLSPHRLAEGFRYVLVNGETAIDDYLLRKAGSGRILQP; the protein is encoded by the coding sequence ATGAAATTTTCAGGATTGGTTACCTTGTTACTGGGCTTTATCAATGCGGCCTTTGCGCTGCCTGAAGCCGATCTGCTGATTCAGCAGGCGCGGGTCATTGATGGTTCCGGGAGTCCGGAAAAGGTTCAGGATATCGTCATCAATGACGGACGAATCGTGGCCATAGGTAATGATCTTGGCGATGAGTGGAAAACAGGGCGTCTGATCGAAGCTACCGGCATGGTGGCTGCCCCCGGTTTTATTGACCTGCATGCCCATGGAAACCTGAAAGAGGAGACTGCATTCGACAATTTCATTGCCATGGGGGTCACCACCATTGGTCTGGGGCAAGACGGTTCAAGTCCGATTATCAATGATTTCAGGAGCTGGCGTGATGAGATCCATCGACGTGGGTTGGGGCCGAATGTGGCCATGTTTGTTGGGCACGGATCACTTCGCGCTCATCTGGGCATAACAAAGGGCACACCCACGGCGTCACAGATGGAATCGATGAAAGCGTTGTTAGCGCAGCACCTTGAATTCTGCTTCGGTATGAGCACGGGCCTGGAGTATGTGCCTGGTCTGTATGCCGGTGCCGAAGAGTTGCAGCAACTGGCAAAAGTAACCGGAGAGCACAATCGCATTATTGCCAGCCATATGCGCAATGAAGACGACGGCGACGTGGAAGCGTCGATTGATGAGTTACTGGCCCAGGGGCGTTATGCGCCGGTTCACATATCCCATCTGAAATCTGTGTATGGCAAGGGTGCTGAGCGGGCAGAGCAGCTGCTGTTAAAACTTCGTCAGGCCCGAGAAGAGGGCATCCGGACTACCGCTGATGTCTATCCTTATATGGCCAGTTACACCGGCATTGCGATTTTGTTTCCGGATTGGGCAAAAACCACTGTTGATTTTTCCTATGCCCGTGAACATCGCCGAGCCGAACTGAGGCAATTTCTTAGCGATAAAGTGAACAGTCGCAATGGGCCTCAGGCCACGCTTTTGGGCACGGGGAAGTTTAAAGGAAAGACACTGGAGCAGGTTGCCCGTGAACATCAGCTGCATTTTGCCGACCTGTTGATTGATGTTATTGGACCGCAAGGTGCATCCGGGGCCTATTTTGTCATGGATGAAGCCCTGCAATACCGCCTGATACAGGGGCCGGATATCGCCATCAGTTCCGATGGCAGCCCCACCAGTTTTCACCCCAGAGGCTATGGCAGCTTTGCTAAGTTGATTGAAACCCTGACCCTTGAAGAAGCGCTTTTTCCATTACATCAGGCTATCTATAAAGCTACAGGTTTGCCGGCATCGATTCTGGGCCTCACTGACCGTGGGTTGCTCAGAGAGGGGGCCTGGGCCGACATCGTTATATTCAAGCCCGAAAATGTGCGGGCTAAGGCTGATTACCTGTCACCTCACCGGCTTGCTGAAGGCTTTAGGTATGTCTTGGTTAATGGCGAAACAGCAATAGATGACTACCTGCTCAGGAAAGCCGGCTCTGGTCGTATTCTGCAACCCTGA
- a CDS encoding helix-turn-helix domain-containing protein, with protein MSQQQVFKDRFLSLQTLAEQAKVSRHTLSQYLNEVEGCHFYDFVNRHRVQEAKEQLQHSASTILDIALEAGFNNKATFNSAFRKHTGMTPSQYRQQQ; from the coding sequence ATGTCGCAGCAACAGGTATTCAAAGACCGCTTTTTAAGTCTGCAGACACTGGCCGAACAGGCAAAGGTGAGCCGGCATACCTTATCCCAATACCTGAATGAGGTAGAGGGCTGTCATTTTTACGATTTTGTTAATCGTCATCGTGTGCAGGAGGCCAAAGAGCAGTTGCAACACAGCGCTTCAACCATTCTGGATATCGCCCTGGAGGCAGGCTTTAACAATAAAGCCACCTTTAACTCCGCCTTTCGCAAACATACCGGTATGACACCGAGTCAATACCGACAGCAGCAATAG
- a CDS encoding YcxB family protein, producing the protein MPFSYTTTYVLDRSHFSETFDESASLKTGIRAYIKALGLATAGMAVLWLTPFTAYLAWFLVGLGVVEGLNVRFKKSWWLARQMLSRAANNEMTLIIDEQGIHTKSVYVDNTLAWADINDIQPTGRGWLFYQGKARFYLSNRCLSEEAIAFIRSKAEDKRV; encoded by the coding sequence ATGCCATTTAGTTACACCACCACCTATGTGCTGGACAGAAGTCATTTCAGTGAAACCTTTGATGAGTCCGCCTCCCTTAAAACCGGTATCAGGGCTTATATTAAGGCCCTCGGACTTGCCACTGCCGGGATGGCGGTATTATGGTTAACTCCGTTTACGGCTTACCTGGCCTGGTTTCTGGTAGGGTTAGGTGTGGTTGAAGGGTTAAATGTACGCTTTAAAAAGTCCTGGTGGCTGGCCCGGCAGATGTTAAGCCGGGCAGCGAATAACGAAATGACCCTGATTATTGATGAGCAGGGCATTCACACCAAATCGGTCTACGTCGATAATACACTGGCGTGGGCTGACATCAATGATATACAGCCAACCGGGCGGGGCTGGTTGTTTTATCAGGGCAAGGCCAGATTTTATTTGTCCAACCGTTGCCTGTCTGAGGAGGCGATAGCCTTTATTCGCAGTAAGGCAGAGGATAAGCGCGTGTAG
- a CDS encoding CPBP family intramembrane glutamic endopeptidase — MMTQTQPQTPWHQCGALTEVLLVFFAGSLISQLLFSMAGITSTPLATIAQQADPDYLALSVDIGMILILQYAGWMLLALVLCWILTGRPLHSNAITCNGQPWLKLITLGVIMWALADMPNKILWLLDAELDIGQSVPWREALLNAERTMQWWIFMAVGSFVLVPVLEEVFWRGYVQGRLQRAFSPAVAIIASSLMFTLSHSQYIGLDLYNFGNIAGVLFSALIMGWLRYQTGSLIPAIIIHAILNTPTGEVAMYVVPILMIVVMLYFRNTINEQMRQFWQRCTEIKPGVMDVMVTLLLAATMLGLSLAPSSPCSWVCWLSRLI; from the coding sequence ATGATGACACAAACTCAACCCCAAACTCCCTGGCATCAGTGTGGTGCCCTGACCGAAGTACTGTTGGTATTTTTTGCCGGCTCGCTGATCAGCCAGTTATTGTTTTCAATGGCAGGCATCACCAGCACCCCCCTGGCTACTATTGCCCAGCAAGCAGACCCTGATTATCTTGCCTTAAGTGTCGACATAGGTATGATTCTGATTCTGCAGTACGCCGGCTGGATGCTGCTGGCGCTGGTGCTTTGCTGGATACTGACTGGTCGCCCCCTGCACAGCAATGCAATCACGTGCAATGGCCAGCCCTGGCTTAAGTTAATTACCCTTGGCGTGATCATGTGGGCACTGGCAGACATGCCGAATAAAATCCTGTGGCTGCTCGATGCAGAGCTGGACATTGGTCAGAGTGTGCCCTGGCGGGAAGCCCTGCTCAATGCAGAACGCACCATGCAGTGGTGGATCTTTATGGCGGTTGGCAGTTTTGTGCTGGTGCCTGTGCTCGAAGAAGTATTCTGGCGAGGCTATGTACAGGGCCGTTTGCAGCGGGCTTTTTCTCCGGCCGTGGCCATCATCGCCTCCTCACTGATGTTTACCCTCAGCCATTCCCAGTATATTGGTCTCGATCTGTACAACTTCGGCAACATCGCGGGGGTGCTGTTCAGTGCACTGATTATGGGATGGTTACGCTACCAGACCGGGTCTCTGATCCCTGCCATTATCATTCACGCCATTCTCAATACGCCCACCGGAGAGGTTGCTATGTATGTGGTGCCGATACTGATGATCGTTGTGATGCTGTACTTCAGAAATACCATCAACGAACAAATGAGACAATTCTGGCAGCGTTGTACCGAGATAAAACCAGGCGTTATGGATGTGATGGTGACCCTGTTGCTGGCAGCAACCATGCTGGGATTGTCGCTGGCCCCCAGCTCACCATGCAGCTGGGTATGCTGGCTATCCCGGTTAATCTGA
- a CDS encoding PA2779 family protein, translated as MSKFLKAVITGSVLIFSLGQASAAPYSSDQVIASQQHQYNKQQVLSFLDNAEVQNKLVTLGVSPEQAEQRIANMTNEELDALNSQMNEMPAGGIVGTIVTVLVVVAVLDLMGITDVYPFIRPIS; from the coding sequence ATGAGTAAATTTTTAAAAGCCGTTATCACTGGATCAGTTTTAATTTTCAGTCTCGGGCAGGCATCCGCAGCACCATACAGTTCTGACCAGGTTATCGCCAGTCAGCAACACCAATACAATAAGCAGCAGGTATTGTCATTCTTAGACAATGCTGAAGTACAGAATAAACTGGTTACTCTTGGCGTCAGCCCTGAACAGGCAGAGCAGCGCATTGCCAATATGACCAATGAAGAACTGGATGCCTTAAACAGTCAGATGAATGAGATGCCGGCAGGCGGCATTGTCGGAACCATTGTAACGGTGCTGGTGGTTGTGGCAGTGCTGGATTTGATGGGTATTACTGACGTTTATCCTTTTATCCGACCTATCAGTTAA
- a CDS encoding WYL domain-containing protein — protein sequence MLEQISFAQKQRLAYIDFCLLFRGAIYRQDLINRFEVGLSAGSRDFSIYKELAPANLSYDSREKRYVQTGQFKPVFEHDAQRTLVKLANDISDGFDAIGDIHFPVEAPSSLNVPDIFIVAKLVQAILSQKAVNVIYTSLSSGSGSRDLVPHSIVDNGLRWHVRAFDRKTQSFRDFVLTRISKVTIKEAPLPHENSESDQEWQRLIPLQLVPHPKNVQHPTAIEMDYGMESSQLLINVRAAMAGYLLRRWNVDCTERATLKGAEYQLWLQNRFTLNNVDNLAIAPGYTL from the coding sequence ATGCTCGAACAAATCAGTTTTGCCCAGAAACAACGTCTGGCCTACATCGACTTTTGCCTGTTATTTAGAGGGGCCATTTACCGCCAGGATCTGATTAACCGTTTTGAAGTAGGACTGTCGGCAGGCTCGCGGGATTTCAGTATCTACAAAGAGCTTGCTCCGGCTAACCTGAGCTACGATTCAAGAGAAAAACGCTACGTTCAGACCGGCCAGTTTAAACCTGTATTCGAGCACGATGCGCAGCGCACTCTGGTAAAGCTGGCCAACGATATTTCTGATGGCTTTGATGCCATCGGTGATATTCACTTTCCTGTCGAAGCCCCTTCCAGCCTGAATGTGCCGGATATTTTTATCGTCGCAAAACTGGTGCAGGCTATTCTCAGCCAAAAAGCCGTCAATGTGATTTATACCTCCCTTTCCAGTGGTTCCGGCAGCCGCGATCTAGTGCCCCATTCGATTGTGGATAATGGCCTGCGCTGGCATGTGCGGGCTTTTGACCGCAAAACCCAGAGCTTCAGAGATTTTGTCCTGACCCGCATCAGCAAAGTCACCATCAAAGAAGCACCACTGCCCCATGAAAATAGTGAATCCGACCAGGAATGGCAACGGCTGATCCCCTTGCAACTGGTGCCTCACCCCAAAAACGTGCAACACCCTACAGCCATTGAAATGGACTACGGTATGGAAAGCAGCCAGCTACTGATTAATGTCCGTGCTGCCATGGCCGGCTACCTGCTCAGACGCTGGAATGTAGATTGTACCGAGCGGGCCACCCTAAAAGGTGCCGAATATCAGTTATGGCTACAAAACCGCTTTACCCTGAATAATGTGGATAATCTTGCTATCGCACCGGGATATACCCTTTAA
- a CDS encoding M3 family metallopeptidase → MKIKQKWLAAAITAALVGSLAGCGQNAQAPDNKAESATEQPQKIDNPLLAEWSGPFGGVPAFDKMELALLKPAMEKGIELHLAELDAIASQQAEPTFDNTIVPYEKAGAEISRVYPYYGIWRSNLSSPEFREIQRELAPKLAEYQSAIIQNDALFQRIKAVYESDELKQMRPDQQRLVSLIYDSFASNGATLTGEAKKRYAEINKQLSKLHTQFSNNVLADEEGYVLYLTEDQLGGLPQSVIDAAAQAAAERGKEGMYAITNTRSSMDPFLTYSTERELREQVWNDYYSRGDNDGEHDNNAIIAEILKLRDERVELLGYENYAQWRLENRMAKTPENAMDLMMSVWPAALARVEQEVADMQAIADEEGADISIKPWDYRYYAEKVRKDRYDLDSDQVKQYLQLDKLREAMFYVAGRLFNFDFKPVEAGKVPVFHEDVKVWEVTDKTSGEHIGLWYLDPFSRQGKRSGAWAYSYRSHTTFDGKQTVLSSNNSNFVKGKPGEPVLISWDDAETYFHEFGHALHALASNVAYPTLNSGVRDYTEFQSQLLERWLLTDDVIDNYLVHYQTGEPIPAELVEKIKKAATFNEGFKTTEYLASALVDMKLHTTDPEGIDPDAFERETLKELGMPEEIVMRHRTPHFGHIFSGEGYSAGYYGYMWAEVLTSDAAEAFASAPGGFYDETMAKKLVEHLFSIRNAMDPAEAYRAFRGRDAEVEALMRDRGFPVK, encoded by the coding sequence ATGAAGATTAAGCAAAAATGGCTAGCCGCCGCAATCACCGCAGCACTGGTTGGCTCCCTGGCCGGTTGCGGACAAAATGCTCAGGCTCCCGACAACAAGGCCGAAAGCGCCACAGAGCAACCACAGAAAATTGACAATCCACTGCTGGCAGAGTGGTCAGGTCCTTTTGGTGGCGTACCCGCCTTCGATAAAATGGAACTGGCCTTGCTTAAACCGGCAATGGAAAAAGGTATAGAGCTACATCTGGCTGAGCTGGATGCCATTGCCTCCCAGCAGGCTGAGCCGACCTTTGACAACACCATTGTGCCTTATGAAAAAGCCGGTGCAGAGATAAGCCGGGTGTACCCGTACTATGGGATATGGCGCTCAAATTTATCATCCCCCGAGTTTCGTGAAATACAGCGCGAACTGGCGCCCAAACTCGCAGAATACCAGTCCGCAATCATTCAGAATGATGCCTTATTTCAGCGTATTAAGGCGGTCTATGAAAGTGATGAGTTGAAACAAATGCGCCCCGATCAGCAACGTCTGGTAAGCCTGATTTATGACAGCTTTGCCAGCAATGGCGCCACCCTGACCGGAGAAGCGAAGAAACGTTACGCCGAAATTAACAAGCAACTTTCAAAACTGCACACCCAGTTCAGTAATAACGTACTGGCCGATGAAGAAGGCTATGTCTTATACCTGACTGAAGATCAACTCGGCGGCTTGCCACAATCTGTGATCGACGCCGCCGCCCAGGCCGCGGCCGAACGCGGTAAAGAAGGCATGTATGCCATCACCAACACTCGCTCCTCCATGGATCCTTTCCTGACTTATTCTACCGAGCGTGAATTGCGTGAACAGGTCTGGAATGACTATTACAGCCGCGGTGACAATGACGGTGAGCACGACAACAATGCCATTATTGCCGAGATCCTCAAACTGCGGGATGAGCGGGTTGAACTGCTTGGCTATGAAAACTATGCCCAGTGGCGGCTGGAAAACCGTATGGCCAAGACACCAGAAAATGCCATGGATCTGATGATGTCAGTGTGGCCCGCAGCCCTGGCACGGGTTGAACAGGAAGTGGCGGATATGCAGGCGATCGCCGATGAAGAGGGCGCCGATATCAGCATAAAGCCCTGGGATTACCGCTACTACGCCGAAAAAGTGCGCAAAGATCGCTACGATCTGGACTCCGACCAAGTAAAACAATATCTGCAACTGGATAAGCTGCGTGAAGCCATGTTCTATGTGGCCGGGCGTTTGTTTAACTTTGACTTTAAACCGGTAGAAGCGGGTAAAGTTCCGGTATTCCATGAAGACGTTAAAGTCTGGGAAGTGACAGACAAAACCAGCGGCGAGCATATTGGCCTGTGGTATCTGGATCCGTTCTCGCGCCAGGGCAAGCGCTCCGGAGCCTGGGCCTACAGTTACCGCAGTCACACCACTTTTGATGGTAAACAAACCGTACTCTCTTCCAATAATTCCAACTTTGTCAAAGGCAAACCCGGTGAGCCGGTGCTGATCAGTTGGGATGACGCCGAAACCTACTTCCACGAATTTGGCCATGCCCTGCACGCACTGGCCTCAAATGTGGCGTACCCCACCCTAAACAGTGGTGTGCGTGATTACACCGAGTTTCAGTCACAACTTCTGGAACGCTGGCTGCTGACCGATGATGTGATTGACAACTACCTGGTACATTATCAGACCGGCGAGCCGATTCCGGCTGAACTGGTAGAGAAGATCAAAAAGGCCGCCACCTTTAACGAAGGCTTTAAAACCACGGAGTATCTGGCCTCGGCATTGGTGGATATGAAACTGCACACCACCGATCCTGAAGGTATCGACCCCGATGCCTTTGAGCGTGAAACCCTCAAAGAACTGGGTATGCCGGAAGAGATTGTGATGCGCCATCGCACACCGCATTTTGGTCATATCTTCTCCGGTGAAGGTTATTCTGCCGGCTATTATGGCTATATGTGGGCAGAGGTGCTCACCTCCGATGCCGCCGAAGCTTTTGCCAGCGCCCCGGGCGGATTTTACGATGAGACCATGGCGAAAAAACTGGTTGAGCATCTGTTCTCCATACGCAATGCCATGGATCCCGCCGAGGCCTATCGTGCCTTCAGAGGCCGTGACGCCGAGGTGGAAGCGCTGATGCGTGACCGTGGCTTCCCGGTAAAATAA